DNA from Kitasatospora acidiphila:
AGTTCAGCTCGGGCGCGGTGGCCTCGCGGGGCGGGTCCGACGACCTGCCGTGGGATCCCGACCGGGTCGACGACGACGTCCTCGCGCTGATGTTCACGGCCTGCCATCCGGTGCTCGCGCCCGAGGCCCGGGTGGCGCTCACGCTGCGCGTGGTGGGCGGCCTGTCCAGCGAGGAGATCGCCCGGGCGTTCCTGGTGCCCGTGCCGACCGTCCAGGCCCGGATCACCCGGGCCAAGAAGACGATCGCCGCGGCGCACGTGCCGTTCGAACTGCCGCCGTCCGAGGAGCGGCGGGAGCGGCTCGGCGGTGTCCTGAGCGTCCTGTACGTGATCTTCACGGAGGGCTCGACGGCGTCGACCGGCGACCGCCTGCTGCGTACCGACCTCGCGTACGAGGCCGTCCGGTTGGCCCGGATGCTGGCCGCCCTGCTGCCCGGTGAGCCGGAGCTGTCCGGGCTGCTCGCGCTGTTCGAGCTCACCGCCGCGCGCTTTCCGGCGCGTACCGGGCCGGACGGGGAGGCGGTGCTCCTGGAGGACCAGGACCGGCGGCTGTGGGACCGCTCCGCGATCCGTCGTGGTCTGGCCGCGCTCGGCCGGGCCGCGGCGGTCGGGCGGGGCCTCGGACCGTACGGTCTGCAGGCCGCGATCGCCGCCTGCCACGCGGCGGCGCCCTCGGTGGGGGAGACCGACTGGGAGCGGGTCGTGCTCCTCTACGAGGCGCTCGGCCGGGTGGCTCCGTCACCAGTCGTCGAGCTCAACCGGGCCGTGGCCGTCGCGATGGCGAGCGGACCGCAGCAGGCGCTGTCCATGGTCGACGAACTGGTCGCCTCCGGCCGCCTGTCGGGGTCGCACCTGCTCCCGAGTGTGCGCGGCGAGCTCCTGGTCCGCCTCGGCCGGACCGCCGAGGCCCGGGCCGAGCTGGAGCTCGCCGCCCGGCTGTGCGGCAACGCCCGCGAGCGGTCGGTGCTGCTGCGCAAGGCGGCGGAGCTGGGGTGACGGCCTGACGTCTGGCGCCTGGCGTCTGACGCCTGACGCTTGATCAGGACGAGGCGCTGGAGCGGGAACTGTGGCGGCGGTTTCGTGGTTGGCGGGAGTGGACCAGGCCGTGCCGCCCAGAGGCGGGGCCACCCCTCGACGGAGAGTGAACGCCGTGCCTTCCAGCTCCAGTTCCAGTTCCAGTTCCACGAACTCGACCGCGCGTGCCACGAGTGTGCTGGCCCGCCCCTTCACCCTGGGCGGCCTCACGCTCCGGAATCGCATCGTGATGGCGCCGATGACCCGCGAGTTCTCGCCCGGCGGGGTGCCGGGCGCCGATGTGGCGGAGTACTACGCCCGCCGGGCGGCAGGCGGGGCGGGCCTGATCGTCACCGAGGGGACGTACATCGGCCACGACTCGGCGGGGACCAGCGACCGCGTCCCCCGGTTCCACGGCGAGGACGCGCTCGCCGGCTGGAGCGAGGTGGCGCAGGCGGTCCACCGTGCGGGCGGGAAGATCGTGCCGCAGCTGTGGCACGTGGGCATGGCGCGCGCCGCCGGTGCGCCGCCCGTCCCGCAGGCTCCGCAGCTCGGCCCCTCGGGGATCTCCATCGACGGCTCGGCGGCGGGCAAGGCGATGACCTCGCAGGACGTCGACGACGTGATCGCGGCCTTCGCCGCCGGCGCGGCCGCCGCCGAAGCCCGCGGCTTCGACGGCGTCGAACTGCACGGGGCGCACGGCTACCTCATCGACCAGTTCCTGTGGGCCCGGACGAACCAGCGCAGCGACGGCTACGGTGGCGACACCGCCTCCCGGGCCCGGTTCGCCGCCGAGATCGTGGCCGCCTGCCGCCAGGCCGTATCGCCGGACTTCCCGATCATCTTCCGGTTCTCCCAGTGGAAGATGGGCGCCTACGAGGCGAAGATCGCCGAATCGCCGCAGGAGCTCGACGCGCTCCTCACCCCACTCGCCGAGGCGGGCGCCGACGCCTTCCACTGCTCGACCCGCCGGTTCTGGCTGCCGGAGTTCGACGGCTCGGACCTCAACCTCGCGGGCTGGGCGAAGAAGGTCTCCGGCAAGGCGACGATCAGCGTCGGCTCGGTCGGCCTCGACGTCGACTTCACCAAGGCGCTGTTCCAGGGTGAGCGCTCCAGCGCCACGGACATCGCGGCACTGCTGGACCGGCTGGAGCGCGACGAGTTCGACCTCGTCGCGGTCGGCCGCTCCATGCTGGGCGACCCCGAGTGGGCCGCGAAGATCCTCAGCGGCCGCGCCGACGAGCTCAAGCCCTTCGACCTGCGGGCACTCGGCACCCTGTACTGAGTCGACGGTCCCGGTCCGCGTCGGCTACGTCCCCACCCCACTCGGCCAGTTCGGCGCCTCGACGACGGTTGCGGTGCTATGGCGAGACCAAGCCGGTCTCGTACGCCGTGATCACCAGATGCACCCGGTCCCGCACCCCCAACTTCGTCATCAACCGGGCCACGTGGATCTTCGCGGTGCCCGGCGCGATGCCCAGTCGCGTCGCGATCTCCTGGTTGGACAAGCCGCGCCCGACGAGCGTCAGCACCTCGCACTCCCGCTCGGTGATGGCGTCCAGCCGTGGCCCGTGCCTTCGGCGCCGCCCCGCGAACTCCTCGATCAACTGCCGCGTCACGCTCGGCGCGATCAGGCCGTCGCCCGCCGCGACCAGCCGGATCGCACCGAGCAGCTCCGGCACCGGCATGTCCTTCACCAGGAATCCGCTGGCCCCGGCTCGCAGCGAACCGAACACGTTCTCGTCGTCGTCGAACGTGGTCAGGACCAGCACTCGGGTGTCGGTCGCCTGACTCGTGATCAGCCGGGTTGCCTCGATGCCGTCGACGCCCGGCATCCGGAGATCCATCAGCACCACATCCGGTGCGAGTTCACGCACCACCCGCACCGCCTCCGCGCCGGTGCCAGCCTCGCCCACCACCTCCAGGTCCGGCGTCCGCGAGATCGCCAACTTCAGGCCCGCGCGGACCAGTTCCTGATCGTCCACCAGGACCGTCCGCACCCTCATACCGGCAGCCTCGCGCTCACCCGGAAGCCGCCCTCCGGCCGCACCTCCGCGCTGAACCGGCCCGCCAGCAGCTCGACCCGCTCGCGCATCCCCGCGATGCCGTAGCCGCCGCCGTCCCCGTCCCCATCCCCGGAAGGCGCCCCGCCCCGCCCGTCGTCCAGCACCTCGATCGCCAACTCCGCCTCCCCGTAGTCCACCGACACCCAGCAGCGCCGCGTGTTCGCGTGCCGCACCACGTTGGTCACCGACTCCTGCACGATCCGGAAGGCGGAGAGCTCGACCTCCGGCGCCAGCGCCCGCCGCCGGCCCTGCCAGCGCACGTCCACCCGCACACCGGACTGCGCCGCGGTCTTCGCCAGCCGGTCCAGGTCCGCCAACCCCGTTGCCGGGCCGGCCTCGTCATGCCGCAGCGTGCCGAGCATCCGACGCAACCCGGCCAGCGTCTGCCGGCTGGTCGCCTCGATCACGCCCAGTGCCTTGTCGACCTCCGCCGGGTCGTCCCCGGCCAGCCGGGCCGCCCCGGACTGGATCGCGATCACGCCGATGCTGTGGGCCACCTCGTCGTGCAACTCCCGTGCGATCCGCAGCCGTTCGCCCTGGACGGCCTGGACGCGCAGACTCTGCGCGTACTGGCGGCGCTGCCGCAGCGAGTTGCCGATCGCCCAGGAGACCACCGTGGCCGAGGCGATCGGAATCGCCGTGTGCGGCGGCGCCAACCAGGTGCCCGTGGCTCCGCGCCAGCCGCACACCTCCACGGCCAGCGCTCCCAGGACCAGCGCGGCCGTGCGCAGTCGGAGCGGGGTGATGGCCGCGATGTGGAGCAGCAGGAGGTCGGTGATCCCGAGGAAGAGCGGCCAAGGCGACCGCCCGAGCGCCACGGTGACCAACGAGGCGGTCAACACCACGCCCAGCACCGGCTCCGGCCACCGGCGGGCGAATCCAAGCGGCGCAGCCATCACGCACGACAGCACCGTCCAGAGCCACCCCGCCCCCCGGAACGCCGCCGGTTGCCGGACGGCGATCTCCACGGCGAGCGCGGCGGCCGCACACCACAGGAGCGCGCTCCACGCCCAGAACGGGACGCGTTCGAGCAGCGGGGGACGCGGCATGGTTCGATCCACGCCGCTGATCGTAGCCACCCGCCCGGCGACCGCCATCGGCGCGCAGACGTATGCCCGCGGGCATACGCCGGGCCCGCAAGATCGGCTCCGCGCGGGACGCCGACCCGCCCTGCAGCGCGGGACCTTGGAGGCACAACCCGTCAACTCCCAACAGGAGCACTTGTGCACCCGAGCACGTCCGCCGCCCGGTCGGTCGGCCTGAACAAGGTCTACGGCGCGGGGGAGACCAGGGTGGTCGCCCTGGACAACGTCAGCGTCGAGTTCCGGCACGGCGAGTTCGCCGCGATCATGGGCCCCTCCGGCTCCGGCAAGTCCACCCTGATGTACTGCATGGCCGGCCTGGACTCGGTCAGTTCCGGCTCCGCCGCCATCGGCGAAACCGAGATCACCACTCTCAAGGAGGCGCAGCTGACCCGCCTGCGCCGGGACCGGATCGGCTTCGTCTTCCAGGCCTTCAACCTGCTGCCGACCCTGACCGCGCTGGAGAACATCACGCTGCCGCTGGACATCGCCGGTCGCGAGCCCGACCAGGAGTGGCTGGCCAAGGTGGTGGCGGCCGTCGGCCTGGGCGAGCGGCTGGAGCACCGGCCGAGCCAGCTGTCCGGCGGCCAGCAGCAGCGCGTGGCGGTGGCCAGGGCGCTCGCCACCCGACCCGAGATCATCTTCGCCGATGAACCCACCGGCAACCTGGACTCCCGCTCCGGTGCCGAGATCCTCACCTTCCTGCGCAACTCGGTCCGCGAACTCGGCCAGACCGTTGTGATGGTCACCCACGACCCGGTCGCGGCGGGCTACGCGGACCGGGTGGTCTTCCTGGCCGACGGCCGGGTCGTCGACGAGCTGACCGCACCGACGGCCGACGCCGTGCTGGACCGGATGCGCCGCTTCGAGGCGAAGGGCCGGACCAGCTGATGTACCGCATCGCACTGCGCAATGTGCTCGCGCACAAGGGCCGGCTGCTGATGACCGCGCTGGCCGTGCTGCTCAGCACCGCCTTCGTGGCCGGCACCATGATCTTCGCCGACTCGGTCGGGGCCTCCTTCAAGAACAGCATCTCGGTGAGCTACACGGGCATTGCGGTCCAGGTCACCGACACCGCCACCGGTCCGGGCTCGGGACCGAAGGACCGCATCGGCGCAACCGCCCCGCTCACCGACGCCACCCTGCGGGCGCTGGCCGACCTGCCGGGCACCGCGACCGCACGCGGCATCGTCACCGGGTTCGCCGGACTCGCCGATCCGCACGGCGGCCTGATCGGCCGTCGGGGCGACACCTACGGCACCAACTGGTCGCCGGGGCCGGGCGGTCTGGACGCCAGGTACCCGATGCTCCAGGGCGCCGGGCCGACCGACGCGCACGGCATCGCCATCGACCGGACGACGGCCGCCAAGCAGCACTTCAAGGTCGGCGACACCCTCCGGCTGGCCGTCACCGGCCCGGTCACGCAGGTGACGGTGACCGGGATCTTCAGCACCGACGACCCCGAAGTGACGGCGGGCGGCTCCCTGGTGCTCCTCGACACCGGCACCGCGCAGCTCTACTACGGCCAACCGGGCCGGTACGGGGCCATCGCGCTCACCGCCAAACCCGGCATCAGCGAGGACCAGTTGGCCGC
Protein-coding regions in this window:
- a CDS encoding response regulator translates to MRVRTVLVDDQELVRAGLKLAISRTPDLEVVGEAGTGAEAVRVVRELAPDVVLMDLRMPGVDGIEATRLITSQATDTRVLVLTTFDDDENVFGSLRAGASGFLVKDMPVPELLGAIRLVAAGDGLIAPSVTRQLIEEFAGRRRRHGPRLDAITERECEVLTLVGRGLSNQEIATRLGIAPGTAKIHVARLMTKLGVRDRVHLVITAYETGLVSP
- a CDS encoding ABC transporter ATP-binding protein; its protein translation is MHPSTSAARSVGLNKVYGAGETRVVALDNVSVEFRHGEFAAIMGPSGSGKSTLMYCMAGLDSVSSGSAAIGETEITTLKEAQLTRLRRDRIGFVFQAFNLLPTLTALENITLPLDIAGREPDQEWLAKVVAAVGLGERLEHRPSQLSGGQQQRVAVARALATRPEIIFADEPTGNLDSRSGAEILTFLRNSVRELGQTVVMVTHDPVAAGYADRVVFLADGRVVDELTAPTADAVLDRMRRFEAKGRTS
- a CDS encoding RNA polymerase sigma factor; the protein is MARADGPALTPGACDGPPIAESARRAVEAVWRIESARIVGALARYTGDFALAEDVAQEALAEALVSWSRDGAPANPVGWLLATARRRAIDAFRRRSALDERYAMLAGQLADGEFSSGAVASRGGSDDLPWDPDRVDDDVLALMFTACHPVLAPEARVALTLRVVGGLSSEEIARAFLVPVPTVQARITRAKKTIAAAHVPFELPPSEERRERLGGVLSVLYVIFTEGSTASTGDRLLRTDLAYEAVRLARMLAALLPGEPELSGLLALFELTAARFPARTGPDGEAVLLEDQDRRLWDRSAIRRGLAALGRAAAVGRGLGPYGLQAAIAACHAAAPSVGETDWERVVLLYEALGRVAPSPVVELNRAVAVAMASGPQQALSMVDELVASGRLSGSHLLPSVRGELLVRLGRTAEARAELELAARLCGNARERSVLLRKAAELG
- a CDS encoding sensor histidine kinase, translating into MDRTMPRPPLLERVPFWAWSALLWCAAAALAVEIAVRQPAAFRGAGWLWTVLSCVMAAPLGFARRWPEPVLGVVLTASLVTVALGRSPWPLFLGITDLLLLHIAAITPLRLRTAALVLGALAVEVCGWRGATGTWLAPPHTAIPIASATVVSWAIGNSLRQRRQYAQSLRVQAVQGERLRIARELHDEVAHSIGVIAIQSGAARLAGDDPAEVDKALGVIEATSRQTLAGLRRMLGTLRHDEAGPATGLADLDRLAKTAAQSGVRVDVRWQGRRRALAPEVELSAFRIVQESVTNVVRHANTRRCWVSVDYGEAELAIEVLDDGRGGAPSGDGDGDGGGYGIAGMRERVELLAGRFSAEVRPEGGFRVSARLPV
- a CDS encoding NADH:flavin oxidoreductase, whose amino-acid sequence is MPSSSSSSSSSTNSTARATSVLARPFTLGGLTLRNRIVMAPMTREFSPGGVPGADVAEYYARRAAGGAGLIVTEGTYIGHDSAGTSDRVPRFHGEDALAGWSEVAQAVHRAGGKIVPQLWHVGMARAAGAPPVPQAPQLGPSGISIDGSAAGKAMTSQDVDDVIAAFAAGAAAAEARGFDGVELHGAHGYLIDQFLWARTNQRSDGYGGDTASRARFAAEIVAACRQAVSPDFPIIFRFSQWKMGAYEAKIAESPQELDALLTPLAEAGADAFHCSTRRFWLPEFDGSDLNLAGWAKKVSGKATISVGSVGLDVDFTKALFQGERSSATDIAALLDRLERDEFDLVAVGRSMLGDPEWAAKILSGRADELKPFDLRALGTLY